In the genome of Halobacterium noricense, one region contains:
- a CDS encoding DUF460 domain-containing protein translates to MSTRTSALDARVFGVDVQSGDVRGDAPSYALVVFDGETVERDVVSRRKLLRRVDSEEPAILATDNMYELAADKDQLVHFLRGLPEETKLVQVTGDERPEPLSRVAKRHGVPYGKPAMEEAEAAARLAARNVGYEVSAFTDETTVKVARGRSTGGGGGWSEDRFTRRIHGSVKRVARDVESELDDAGLDYERDVTEKYGGFSNAVFTVQARPEDIPVSSRRSGDTRVEVEPVRRDGIEFEPLARRRDRVFVGIDPGTTTAVALVALDGRVLDVTSTRTADTAEIIEWMIERGRPVVVAADVTPMPATVEKIRASFDAAGWAPDTDLPVDEKQHRTREEGYDDDHQRDAMAAALFARDAHADQIRRATEETPPELDRGEVVSRVVGDDEPLAAVIDDLTETDEPEEETVEHEPRELTDEERRIRDLEAQVARLQDHVADLEAELDEKDETIEEYEEELSEARREERQEARERREVTQLQWENDRLETELAEERERADELAAKLERLKDLWKLDHSNLGDVNHSGDLVAVKPVDQFTVDAIEAADGEYGIASGDVVYLRDASGAGRSTAELLAEFDPRVVLRSGGLSDAADEVLFEHDIPIGPADDVTIREVDELAIASESDVEAVLADWRERKAEREREQKESMVDSIISEHRADRD, encoded by the coding sequence TTGAGTACTCGCACGAGCGCCCTCGACGCCCGCGTGTTCGGCGTCGACGTGCAGAGCGGTGACGTGCGCGGGGACGCCCCATCCTACGCGCTCGTCGTCTTCGACGGAGAGACAGTCGAGCGCGACGTCGTCAGCCGGCGGAAGCTGCTGCGTCGCGTGGACAGCGAGGAGCCCGCGATTCTCGCGACCGACAACATGTACGAGCTGGCCGCGGACAAGGACCAACTCGTGCACTTCCTGCGCGGGCTCCCCGAGGAGACGAAGCTCGTGCAGGTCACCGGTGACGAGCGCCCCGAGCCGCTCTCCCGAGTGGCGAAACGCCACGGCGTCCCGTACGGGAAGCCCGCGATGGAGGAAGCCGAGGCAGCGGCTCGACTGGCCGCGCGCAACGTCGGCTACGAGGTGTCGGCGTTCACCGACGAGACCACCGTGAAGGTCGCCCGCGGTCGCTCGACCGGTGGCGGTGGCGGGTGGAGCGAGGACCGCTTCACGCGCCGCATCCACGGCTCCGTGAAGCGCGTCGCCCGCGACGTGGAATCAGAGTTAGACGACGCCGGCCTCGACTACGAGCGCGACGTCACCGAGAAGTACGGCGGGTTCTCGAACGCCGTCTTCACCGTGCAGGCTCGCCCCGAGGACATCCCCGTGAGCAGCCGACGCTCCGGCGACACGCGCGTCGAGGTCGAGCCCGTGCGCCGGGACGGCATCGAGTTCGAGCCGCTCGCGCGGCGCCGCGACCGCGTGTTCGTCGGCATCGACCCCGGGACGACCACGGCGGTCGCGCTGGTCGCGCTCGACGGCCGCGTGCTCGACGTCACGAGCACGCGTACCGCCGACACCGCGGAGATCATCGAGTGGATGATCGAGCGCGGCCGCCCCGTCGTGGTCGCCGCCGACGTGACCCCGATGCCGGCGACCGTCGAGAAGATTCGCGCGAGCTTCGACGCCGCCGGCTGGGCACCCGACACCGACCTCCCCGTGGACGAGAAGCAGCACCGCACCCGCGAGGAGGGATACGACGACGACCACCAGCGGGACGCGATGGCGGCGGCGCTGTTCGCCCGCGACGCCCACGCCGACCAGATTCGGCGCGCCACCGAGGAGACGCCGCCCGAGCTCGACCGCGGCGAAGTCGTCTCCCGCGTCGTCGGCGACGACGAGCCGCTCGCGGCGGTCATCGACGACCTCACCGAGACCGACGAACCCGAGGAGGAGACCGTCGAGCACGAGCCCCGCGAACTCACCGACGAGGAACGGCGGATTCGGGACCTCGAAGCGCAGGTCGCGCGCCTCCAGGACCACGTCGCGGACCTCGAAGCCGAACTCGACGAGAAAGACGAGACAATCGAGGAGTACGAGGAGGAACTTTCGGAGGCGCGCCGCGAGGAGCGCCAGGAGGCCCGCGAGCGCCGCGAGGTCACGCAGCTCCAGTGGGAGAACGACCGCCTCGAAACCGAACTCGCGGAGGAGCGCGAGCGCGCCGACGAACTCGCGGCGAAGCTCGAACGCCTCAAAGACCTCTGGAAGCTCGACCACTCGAACCTCGGCGACGTGAACCACAGCGGCGACCTCGTCGCCGTCAAACCCGTCGACCAGTTCACGGTCGACGCCATCGAGGCCGCCGACGGCGAGTACGGCATCGCGTCCGGCGACGTCGTCTACCTCCGCGACGCGTCCGGCGCGGGCCGCTCGACGGCGGAACTGCTCGCGGAGTTCGACCCCCGCGTCGTGCTCCGGTCGGGCGGCCTCTCGGACGCTGCCGACGAGGTGCTGTTCGAGCACGATATCCCCATCGGCCCCGCCGACGACGTGACCATCCGTGAGGTGGACGAACTCGCAATCGCCAGCGAGTCCGACGTCGAAGCCGTGCTCGCGGACTGGCGCGAGCGGAAGGCCGAGCGCGAGCGCGAACAGAAGGAGAGCATGGTCGACTCCATCATCAGCGAGCACCGCGCCGACCGCGACTGA